One segment of Agromyces albus DNA contains the following:
- a CDS encoding ABC transporter permease: MSDPGAPMHERRTRLAGLAWQDAGSPPSTLSGIVSSLKDIWDRRELLGMLTRRELKSRYKDSALGFLWSLARPLTQLLIYYVVVGQFLGAARAIDNFAIYVFGGLTIYTLFSEIVAGGTGSIIVNAGLVKKVYLPREVFPLATIGSSLFNFLIQLGILLAAALLVGTMRWDASLFFAFGSVALILVYAAALALVLSAVNVYLRDVQYLVEVVLLLLMWASPIVYSIAQVAGVMPSWALQIFVDNPITLAVLGFHMTFWSAADLGIAAADLAARMVVAGVIGLILLFLAQRVFAKLQGDFAQEL, translated from the coding sequence ATGTCTGACCCCGGGGCGCCAATGCATGAGCGCCGCACACGGTTGGCCGGGCTCGCCTGGCAGGATGCCGGCTCACCACCGAGCACATTGTCGGGAATCGTCTCCTCGCTGAAAGACATCTGGGATCGCCGAGAACTGCTCGGCATGCTCACCCGCAGGGAGCTGAAGTCCCGTTACAAAGACAGCGCACTCGGGTTCCTGTGGAGCCTTGCCAGGCCGCTGACGCAGCTCCTCATCTATTACGTCGTCGTCGGCCAGTTCCTCGGCGCGGCCCGTGCCATCGACAATTTCGCGATCTACGTCTTCGGCGGCCTCACGATCTACACGCTCTTCAGCGAGATCGTCGCGGGCGGAACCGGATCGATCATCGTCAACGCCGGCCTCGTGAAGAAGGTGTATCTCCCGCGCGAGGTGTTCCCGCTTGCGACCATCGGATCGTCGCTGTTCAACTTCCTCATCCAGCTCGGGATCCTGCTCGCTGCCGCACTGCTCGTGGGCACCATGCGTTGGGATGCCTCGCTGTTCTTCGCCTTCGGGTCGGTCGCGCTGATCCTCGTCTACGCCGCGGCCCTGGCACTCGTCCTCTCCGCCGTGAACGTGTACCTGCGGGATGTCCAGTACCTCGTCGAGGTCGTGCTGCTTCTCCTCATGTGGGCCTCGCCCATCGTCTACTCGATCGCACAGGTGGCGGGTGTGATGCCGAGTTGGGCATTGCAGATCTTCGTCGACAACCCCATCACGCTCGCCGTCCTCGGGTTCCACATGACATTCTGGTCGGCAGCGGATCTGGGCATCGCCGCTGCGGACCTCGCGGCACGCATGGTCGTCGCCGGTGTCATCGGACTCATTCTGCTGTTCCTGGCGCAGCGTGTCTTCGCGAAGCTTCAGGGTGACTTCGCTCAGGAGCTTTGA